The Micromonospora violae DNA segment CGCCCGGCCACGGTCAGCCCGGTGGCCGTACCGGCGCCGAGGACCAGGTCCAGGGTCTCGACGAGCACCCCCGCGACGGTACGACGGGTCGGCTGGGCAGCCCAGCCGGAGAAGCCGGTGCCGTCGTACGAGACGTCCAGCCGTAGCCGGATCCGCTCGTCCACCTCGTACCTCCTGTTACGGGTCGGGCCCGGCACCCCAGGGGGGTGCCGGGCCCGAGAATGCCCTTCGATCAGGCCTTGTTCTCGGTGGCCTCGTCGCTGTCCTCGCGGGCGGCGGCGGTGTCACCGGACACCGACACCGGCGCCTCGGAGTCCTGGTCGGCCGGGGCCGACTGCGGGGCCTCGTCGGCCGGGGCGAGCGCCTCGACCTTGTCCTGCTGCGCGGCCTTGCGGGCGGCGGTCTTCTTGTTCACCTTCGGCTCGGCGACCTGAAGCTCCTCCACCAGCTCGATGATGGCCATCGGAGCGTTGTCACCCTTGCGCGGACCGGTCTTCACGATCCGGGTGTAACCGCCGGGGCGGTTGGAGTACCGGGGCGCGATCTGGTCGAACAGGGCGTACACGACGTCCTTGTCCTTGACGACACCCAGCACCCGACGCCGCGAGGCGAGGTCACCGCGCTTGGCCTTGGTGATGAGCTGCTCGGCCAGCGGGCGCAACCGCCGGGCCTTCGTCTCGGTGGTCTGGATCTTCCCGTGCTGGAACAGCGCGGTCGCCAGGTTGGCCAGCATCAGCCGCTCGTGCGAGGGGCTGCCGCCGAGGCGGGGGCCCTTGGTGGGCGTGGGCATTTTTGGTGCTCCTCAGTTGTGGCGGCAGCGCGGACTAGAGCTGCTCGGTCTCGCGGTAGTCGTCGGTGTCGTAGTCGGCCTCGCCGAAGGTGTCCACGACGTGCGCCGGGTCGAAGTTCGGAGCCGAGTCCTTCAGCCCGAGACCCATCCCGGCGAGCTTCATCTTGACCTCGTCGATCGACTTCTGACCGAAGTTGCGAATGTCGAGGAGGTCGGCCTCGGTACGCCCGATGAGCTCACCAACGGAGTTGATGCCCTCGCGCTTGAGGCAGTTGTAGGAGCGGACGGTGAGGTCCAACTCCTCGATCGGCAGAGCGAGGTCCGCCGCCAGCTGGGCGTCCTGCGGGGACGGCCCGATGTCGATGCCCTCGGCGGTCTCGTCCAGCTCCCGGGCAAGCCCGAACAGCTCCACGAGCGTCGAACCGGCGGAGGCCAGCGCGGTGCGCGGACCCATCGACGGCTTGGTCTCGACGTCGATGATCAGCCGGTCGAAGTCGGTGCGCTGCTCGACGCGGGTCGCCTCGACGCGGTAGGTCACCTTCAGCACCGGCGAGTAGATCGAGTCGACCGGGATGCGGCCGATCTCGGCGCCGGACTGCTTGTTCTGCGCCGCCGTCACGTAGCCGCGACCCCGCTCGACGGTCAGCTCCATGTCGAGCCGGCCCTTGCCGTTCAGGGTGGCGAGCTTCAGGTCCGGGTTGTGCACCGAGACGCCGGCCGGCGGCTGGATGTCGCCCGCGGTGACGTCGCCCGGGCCCTGCTTACGCAGGTACATGCTGACCGGCTCGTCGTGCTCGGAGCTGACGCACAGCTCCTTGATGTTCATGACGAGCTCGACCACGTCCTCCTTGACACCGGGGATCGTGGTGAACTCGTGCAGCACACCGTCGATCTTGATCGAGGTGACGGCCGCGCCCGGGATCGACGACAGCAGCGTGCGCCGCAGCGAGTTACCCAGGGTGTAGCCGAAGCCCGGCTCGAGCGGCTCGATGGCGAACCGCGACCGGGTCTCGTTGATCGACTCCTCGGAGAGGGAGGGTCGCTGGCTGATGAGCATCTTTTCTCTTCTCTTCCGGGGCGCCCGCTATTTGACGCCCACGACACAAACTGTTCCGGTGGCCCGCCCCGAAGGGCGGACCACCGAACGAGCTCGGACTACTTGGAGTAGAGCTCGACGATCAGCTGCTCCTGGACCTGCGTGTCGATGACCTGCCGGGCCGGGAGGGAGTGCACGAGCACCTTCATCTGGCTCGGGATGGCCTCAAGCCACGCCGGAACCGTCTTCGAGCCGGCCTGAGCCTGCGCGACGATGAACGGGGTGAGCTCCTTGCTCTTGCCCCGAACCTCGATGATGTCGTGCTCCTTGACGCGGTACGACGGGATGTCGACCTTCTTGCCGTTCACCGTGAAGTGACCGTGCTTGACCAGCTGGCGGGCCATGTCCCGCGAGTGGGCGTAGCCGGCCCGGTAAACGACGTTGTCCAGCCGCGACTCGAGGATCTGCAGGAGGACCTCACCGGTCTTGGCCTGCTTGCCAACGGCTTCCTCGTAGTAACCGCGGAACTGCTTCTCCAGCACGCCGTAAACCCGGCGGGCCTTCTGCTTCTCACGGAGCTGGAGCAGGTACTCCGTCTCCTTGGTGCGGCCGCGGCCGTGCTGCCCGGGCGGGAACGGCCGGGACTCGAACGGGCACTTCGGACCATCGCACTTGCTGCCCTTGAGGAACAGCTTCATCTTCTCCCGCCGGCAACGGCGGCAGTCTGCACCGGTGTAACGAGCCATCTCTCTCTACCTCTCAGACCCGGCGACGCTTCGGCGGACGGCACCCGTTGTGCGGCTGCGGGGTGACGTCGGAGATCTGCCCGACCTCGAGGCCCACGGCCTGCAGCGAACGGATGGCGGTCTCCCGGCCGGAACCGGGACCCTTGACGAACACGTCGACCTTGCGCATGCCGTGCTCCATGGCGCGACGCGCGGCGGCCTCGGCGGCCAGCTGCGCGGCGAACGGAGTCGACTTACGCGAGCCCTTGAAGCCAACCTGGCCGGCGGAGGCCCAGGAGATAACCGCACCGGTCGGGTCCGTGATGGACACGATGGTGTTGTTGAACGTGCTCTTGATGTGCGCCTGCCCGTGGGCGACGTTCTTGCGTTCCTTGCGCCGGACCTTCTTGACAGCGGCTCCGGCACGAGCCTTCGGTGGCATAAGTCTTCTGCGCTCCTAGTTGACTTCCCGATACAGGTTGCGGCCTGGCCTAGCTCGGCGGACCCAGACCCGTATTCCGGTCTACGTCTTACTTCTTGCCGGGCTTCTTCTTGCCGGCGACGGTCCGCTTCGGGCCCTTGCGGGTCCGTGCGTTGGTCTTGGTCCGCTGGCCACGCACGGGCAGGCCCCGGCGGTGCCGGATGCCGGCGTAGCAGCCGATCTCAACCTTGCGGCGGATGTCAGCGGCGACCTCGCGGCGCAGGTCGCCTTCAACCTTGTAGTTGCCCTCGATGTGGTCGCGGAGCTGCACGAGCTCCTCGTCCGTGAGGTCCCGAGCGCGCTTGTCCGGCGAGATGCCGGTGGCGGCGAGTGTCTCCAGGGCGCGGGTGCGACCGACCCCGAAGATGTAGGTGAGCGCGATCTCCATCCGCTTCTCGCGGGGGAGATCCACGCCGACTAGACGTGCCATGTGCGGGCGTACTCCTCGTAATGTGTGGCGGAGGTGTGGACCCGTCCCACCCCGCTACCGGCCGTCCCGTCCTTCCGACGCGGTGAGCGCCGGCGACCGGGATCGGTCGCTGCCCGAGCGGGCCCCGGCCTCCGACCGGGGGTCAGCCACGCAGAGGTACGTCTGGCGTACCGCTCGCGGCTGGGACGAGCATGTGTGATGTGTGTGTCGCTGGGGATCTGCGTGGACCAACGCCATCCGGCCGTGGCCGGAAGGGCTGAGTCAGCCCTGGCGCTGCTTGTGGCGCGGGTCGGTGCAGATGACCATGACCCGGCCGTGCCGGCGGATAACCCGGCACTTGTTGCAGATCCTCTTGACGCTCGGCTTGACCTTCACGGTTGCCTTACTTCCCATCTGGCCCGGAGACGCGCGAGGCGCGACACCGGACGTCGAAGACGGACACGGGACTTCCCGGCCGTCGTCAGGACTACTTGTAGCGGTAGACGATGCGCCCGCGGGTCAGGTCGTACGGCGAAAGTTCGACGACGACCCGGTCCTCAGGAAGGATGCGGATGTAGTGCTGCCGCATCTTCCCGCTGATGTGAGCGAGCACCTTGTGGCCGTTCGCGAGCTCCACCCGGAACATGGCGTTCGGCAGGGGCTCGATGACCCGACCCTCGATCTCAATGGCTCCGTCTTTTTTCGGCATGTCCTCCGCTGTCCTGACGTCGATTGCTCCGGGCGGCCCACAACGTCTTACACGGAAATCTGATCAGAATCAGAAGCCCGCGCCAGCCGCGGCTCCAGCTCCCACCGAAGCGCAGGGTGGGCATGCCGGAGTGGACGCTGTGCGCCGATCTGAAAGTGTACGCCGGCCTGCACTCCCCCGCCAAACCGACCACCCCCCAACTCAACCAACCCCTCCACACCCCCACCCCTGGCCCTCGTTGATCATGAAGTTATGGCCAGGACACGCCGGCACTGACGGCAGTAACTTCATGATCAACGGGTCGGGTGGGGGTTCCGGGGACTGGGGTGGGTGGGGTTAGAGGCCGGATGGGGGGTCGTTGGGGTTGAGGGCACGTTTTGTCCGCTTACGCTCGCGGCGGCGCTGGCGCCTGATGGCCTCGCGTCGGGGCTCCGCCCCGGCCAACCCCGTTACCGTGCGGACCACCAGCACCGCGCCCCAGGGCCCCGCCACCCAGGCCGGCCAGAAGTACAGCAGGTCCTGGCTGAGCAACGACGTGACCGCCCAGATGGTCACCACGATGGCGATCACCCGCAGGTACGGGGACCACACCTCGGCCAACCAGCGGGCGGTGACACCCCGGACGGGGACCTGACCGGCCTCGTCGCCCGGCAGGCTCACCGTCGACGCGGCGGCCGGCGCCAGGCCCGACCGCTGCGCGGGCGTCACCGGCGGCAGATCCGTGAGCAGAACCTCAAGGTCGGCGTAGGTGCGGGCCGCGTAGGCCCGTTGCAACCGCTCGTCGTACTCGTGCAGATCCAGCCGACCCTCGTTCAGTGCGACCCGCAGCCGGTCGGCGACCGCCGAGCGGTCCGAGTCCGAGGCTCGCATCCCGTCCCGCCCGTCCATGCCGGCAAGCATGCCACCGCCGCGCCACTTCCGCCCGCCCCCAAGGCTCGGTCGATCATGAAGTTGTCGCCAGCGTGACCGGCGTGTCAGCGCAACAACTTCATGATCAACGGGGAGTGGCGGGGGTTAGGGGGTTTTGGAGGTGGCTGGTTGGCGTGCGGTGACCAGATCGCCCAGCCGGGCCCGGCCCCCGTCGAACGCGGTGAGCACCCAGACCCCGTCCGGCAGCAGCGCCATCGAGTGCTCAACGTGCGCGGCCCTCGAGCCGTCCCGGGTGACGACCGTCCAGCCGTCGGCCAATTCGACGGTACGCGGGGACGCCATCGTGATCATCGGTTCGATGGCCAGCGCCATTCCGGGGACCAGTCGCGGACCCTTGCCCGGCCGACCGTGGTTGAGCACATGCGGGTCCTGGTGCATCTCGGTGCCGATGCCGTGCCCGCCGTAACCGTCGACGATGCCGTACCGACCACCCTTGCGGACGGCGGTCTCCACCGCGTGCGAGATGTCGGTGAGGCGGCCCTTGCCGCTGGCCGCGCCGCGCGCCGCGGCGGCGATGCCGGCCCACATCGCGTCCTCGGCGACCTCGGCCATCTTCAGCAGCGCCGGGTCGACGTCGCCGACCCCGACCGTGATCGCGGAGTCGCCGTGCCAGCCGTTCAGCACCGCGCCGCAGTCGATGGAGATCAGGTCACCGTCCTGGAGCACCTGCTTCGGCGACGGGATGGCATGCACGATCTGCTCGTTGACGGAGGAGCAGATCGACGCCGGGAAACCGTGGTAGCCCTTGAACGACGGAACGGCACCCGCCTCGCGGATGGTCGCCTCGGCGATGGCATCCAGATCGGCGGTGCTCACGCCGGGGGCGACAGCCTCCCGCATCCGGCGAAGCGCCTCGGCCACCACCAACCCGGCGGCGCGCATCTTCTCGATCTGGTCAGGGCTCTTCAGCTGGATGTCCAGCTGGGGACGACGCATGGAGCGATTACCTTTCGTGGCCGTTCAGCGGGGCACATAACGCGTACCCCGCTGTTCGCACTCTATCCGCCGTGGCCCGGCGGGACCTCAGCCGCCGTACGACCGCAGCGCGTCGATGGCCCGGGTGGTGACGTCCTCCACCGGGCCGGTGGCGTCGATCCCGACCAGCTTGCCCTGAGCGCCGTAGTAGTCGACCAGGGGTGCGGTCTTCTCGCTGTACTCGCGAAGCCGCGTGGCGATCGTCTCCGGCTTGTCATCGTCGCGCTGGAACAGCTCGGCGCCGCACCTGTCGCAGATCCCCGGCCGGGTGGTGGCGTCGAACTCGACGTGCCAGATCTTGCCGCAGCCCCGGCAGGTACGCCGACCGGAGAGCCGCCGGATCACCTCGTCGTCGTCGACGACCAGCTCCAGGACCAGATCCAGGGCGGTGCCCAGATCGGCGAGGAGCTTGTCCAGAGCGGCCGCCTGCGGAGTCGTCCGCGGG contains these protein-coding regions:
- the rplQ gene encoding 50S ribosomal protein L17 is translated as MPTPTKGPRLGGSPSHERLMLANLATALFQHGKIQTTETKARRLRPLAEQLITKAKRGDLASRRRVLGVVKDKDVVYALFDQIAPRYSNRPGGYTRIVKTGPRKGDNAPMAIIELVEELQVAEPKVNKKTAARKAAQQDKVEALAPADEAPQSAPADQDSEAPVSVSGDTAAAREDSDEATENKA
- the rpsM gene encoding 30S ribosomal protein S13, whose protein sequence is MARLVGVDLPREKRMEIALTYIFGVGRTRALETLAATGISPDKRARDLTDEELVQLRDHIEGNYKVEGDLRREVAADIRRKVEIGCYAGIRHRRGLPVRGQRTKTNARTRKGPKRTVAGKKKPGKK
- a CDS encoding adenylate kinase, whose translation is MRLVLVGPPGAGKGTQAEFIAAHLSVPKISTGDIFRSNVTQGTPLGVEAKRYMDAGELVPDEVTINMVRDRLAEPDASEGFLLDGFPRTTPQAAALDKLLADLGTALDLVLELVVDDDEVIRRLSGRRTCRGCGKIWHVEFDATTRPGICDRCGAELFQRDDDKPETIATRLREYSEKTAPLVDYYGAQGKLVGIDATGPVEDVTTRAIDALRSYGG
- a CDS encoding DUF1707 SHOCT-like domain-containing protein, with the translated sequence MRASDSDRSAVADRLRVALNEGRLDLHEYDERLQRAYAARTYADLEVLLTDLPPVTPAQRSGLAPAAASTVSLPGDEAGQVPVRGVTARWLAEVWSPYLRVIAIVVTIWAVTSLLSQDLLYFWPAWVAGPWGAVLVVRTVTGLAGAEPRREAIRRQRRRERKRTKRALNPNDPPSGL
- the map gene encoding type I methionyl aminopeptidase — its product is MRRPQLDIQLKSPDQIEKMRAAGLVVAEALRRMREAVAPGVSTADLDAIAEATIREAGAVPSFKGYHGFPASICSSVNEQIVHAIPSPKQVLQDGDLISIDCGAVLNGWHGDSAITVGVGDVDPALLKMAEVAEDAMWAGIAAAARGAASGKGRLTDISHAVETAVRKGGRYGIVDGYGGHGIGTEMHQDPHVLNHGRPGKGPRLVPGMALAIEPMITMASPRTVELADGWTVVTRDGSRAAHVEHSMALLPDGVWVLTAFDGGRARLGDLVTARQPATSKTP
- the rpsK gene encoding 30S ribosomal protein S11 is translated as MPPKARAGAAVKKVRRKERKNVAHGQAHIKSTFNNTIVSITDPTGAVISWASAGQVGFKGSRKSTPFAAQLAAEAAARRAMEHGMRKVDVFVKGPGSGRETAIRSLQAVGLEVGQISDVTPQPHNGCRPPKRRRV
- the rpmJ gene encoding 50S ribosomal protein L36 encodes the protein MKVKPSVKRICNKCRVIRRHGRVMVICTDPRHKQRQG
- the infA gene encoding translation initiation factor IF-1; translated protein: MPKKDGAIEIEGRVIEPLPNAMFRVELANGHKVLAHISGKMRQHYIRILPEDRVVVELSPYDLTRGRIVYRYK
- a CDS encoding DNA-directed RNA polymerase subunit alpha — its product is MLISQRPSLSEESINETRSRFAIEPLEPGFGYTLGNSLRRTLLSSIPGAAVTSIKIDGVLHEFTTIPGVKEDVVELVMNIKELCVSSEHDEPVSMYLRKQGPGDVTAGDIQPPAGVSVHNPDLKLATLNGKGRLDMELTVERGRGYVTAAQNKQSGAEIGRIPVDSIYSPVLKVTYRVEATRVEQRTDFDRLIIDVETKPSMGPRTALASAGSTLVELFGLARELDETAEGIDIGPSPQDAQLAADLALPIEELDLTVRSYNCLKREGINSVGELIGRTEADLLDIRNFGQKSIDEVKMKLAGMGLGLKDSAPNFDPAHVVDTFGEADYDTDDYRETEQL
- the rpsD gene encoding 30S ribosomal protein S4, whose amino-acid sequence is MARYTGADCRRCRREKMKLFLKGSKCDGPKCPFESRPFPPGQHGRGRTKETEYLLQLREKQKARRVYGVLEKQFRGYYEEAVGKQAKTGEVLLQILESRLDNVVYRAGYAHSRDMARQLVKHGHFTVNGKKVDIPSYRVKEHDIIEVRGKSKELTPFIVAQAQAGSKTVPAWLEAIPSQMKVLVHSLPARQVIDTQVQEQLIVELYSK